One genomic region from Apodemus sylvaticus chromosome 1, mApoSyl1.1, whole genome shotgun sequence encodes:
- the LOC127678126 gene encoding olfactory receptor 5B3-like gives MENKTEMIWFILMGLTDDPDLQLPLFIIFLLIYTITLVGNLGLILLILLDSRLHTPMYIFLSNLSLVDFCYSSTVTPKVMAGFLIGDKIMSYNACASQMFFFANFANVENYLLVSMAYDRYAAVCKPLHYATTMTTHMCACLVICCYICGLLNASIYTLNALSLTFCELNEIHHFFCDIPAVMIVSCSHRYVHDLVLMSVASFNIFFALILILISYTFIFTNILKMHSNSGYRKVLSTCASHFTAVSIFYGTIIFMYLQPRSSLSMDTDKIASVFYTMVIPMLNPLVYSLRNKDVKNAFKKIVLRSR, from the coding sequence ATGGAGAACAAGACAGAAATGATATGGTTCATCCTGATGGGACTCACTGATGATCCAGACCTGCAGCTTCCCCTCTTCATCATATTTCTTCTCATCTATACCATCACCCTTGTAGGGAACCTGGGGCTGATCCTGTTGATTCTCTTGGACTCTCGGCTTCACACCCCCATGTACATTTTTCTAAGTAACCTGTCCTTAGTGGATTTCTGTTACTCTTCAACAGTCACTCCAAAGGTCATGGCTGGATTCCTTATAGGAGACAAGATCATGTCCTACAATGCTTGTGCCTCTCAGATGTTCTTTTTTGCAAACTTTGCTAATGTGGAAAACTATCTTTTGGTTTCAATGGCCTACGACCGCTATGCAGCAGTGTGTAAACCCCTACATTATGCAACCACCATGAcaacacatatgtgtgcatgtctagTTATTTGCTGTTATATCTGTGGTTTGCTGAATGCTTCCATATATACTCTGAATGCATTAAGTCTCACCTTCTGTGAGTTAAATGAGATCCATCATTTTTTCTGTGACATTCCAGCAGTCATGATTGTATCTTGTTCTCATAGATATGTTCATGACCTGGTTCTTATGTCTGTAGCCAGTTTCAATATCTTTTTTGCTCTTATACTTATTTTAATATCCTACACATTCATTTTCACCAACATACTAAAGATGCACTCCAATTCAGGATATCGCAAAGTCCTCTCCACTTGTGCCTCACACTTCACAGCTGTCTCTATTTTCTATGGGACAATCATATTCATGTACTTGCAGCCCAGGTCCAGTCTGTCCATGGATACTGACAAAATTGCATCTGTGTTCTACACCATGGTCATTCCCATGTTGAACCCTCTTGTTTACAGCCTAAGGAACAAGGATGTGAAGAATGCATTTAAAAAGATTGTATTAAGATCAAGATAA
- the LOC127695970 gene encoding olfactory receptor 5B3-like, with protein sequence MTLKENNTRVTEFLLLGLTNDPGLQLPLFMIFLFIYSITLVGNLVLIIIIVLDSCLHTPMYIFLGNLSLVDFCYSSAVTPTVMTGLLIENKVISYNDCAAQMFFFVAFATVENYLLASMAYDRYAAVCKPLHYATTMTTSVCAYLSIGSYAFGFLNASINTGNTFSLFFCKSNIVHHFFCDIPAVMVLSCSDRHFSEMLLVYVGSFSIFFALLVICISYVFIFITIFKMHSSAGYGKAVSTCASHFTAVSIFYGTIIFMYLLPSSSHSMDTDQIASVFYTMIIPMLNPLVYSLRNKEVKRAFTKFFHWKNSP encoded by the coding sequence ATGACTTTGAAGGAGAATAATACAAGAGTGACAGAGTTTCTCCTGCTGGGACTCACCAATGACCCAGGATTACAGTTACCCCTATTTATgatatttctcttcatttacaGCATCACCTTGGTGGGAAATTTGGTGCTGATAATAATAATTGTCCTGGACTCTTGTCTCCATACCCCTATGTACATTTTTCTAGGTAACCtgtccttggttgatttttgttacTCCTCAGCTGTCACACCCACAGTCATGACTGGGCTTCTAATAGAAAACAAGGTCATTTCCTATAATGACTGTGCTGCTCAGATGTTCTTTTTTGTAGCATTTGCTACTGTGGAAAATTACCTCTTGGCAtcaatggcctatgatcgctatgcAGCAGTGTGTAAGCCATTACACTATGCCACCACTATGactacaagtgtgtgtgcctatcTTTCTATAGGTTCCTATGCTTTTGGGTTCCTGAATGCCTCCATTAACACTGGAAACACTTTCAGTCTTTTCTTCTGTAAGTCTAATATAGTCCATCATTTCTTCTGTGATATTCCAGCAGTTATGGTTCTGTCTTGCTCTGACAGGCATTTCAGTGAGATGCTTCTTGTTTATGTAGGGAGCTTCAGTATATTTTTTGCTCTATTGGTTATTTGTATATCCTACGTATTCATTTTTATCACAATCTTTAAAATGCACTCAAGTGCTGGATATGGGAAGGCTGTATCCACTTGTGCCTCACACTTCACTGCAGTGTCCATTTTCTATGGGACAATCATATTCATGTATTTGCTGCCCAGCTCCAGTCACTCAATGGACACTGACCAAATTGCATCTGTATTCTACACCATGATTATACCTATGCTGAATCCTCTGGTCTACAGTCTTCGGaacaaagaagtcaaaagagCATTCACAAAGTTTTTTCACTGGAAAAATAGCCCGtag